The proteins below come from a single Beutenbergia cavernae DSM 12333 genomic window:
- a CDS encoding aspartate aminotransferase family protein, whose protein sequence is MSTVIDSISARLDRRARQHVPGGVNSNVRLAAPHTYFERGVGARLFDVDGRDYVDYLLGQGPNILGHAPEKLQSDVAQAVRRGMLYGAQHEAEVLAAEQVCEILEWPEMVRFGVSGTESVQAALRLARAETGRRRFIRFEGHYHGWLDTTLASWSPDGECSPASAGQLSDHLAEAIPTPWNDLEAVRLQLEQHDDVAAIITEPVMLNAGSIVPRDGYLEGLRELADAFGVVLIFDEVITGFRVALGGAAQRYGVTPDLAVYGKAMAAGWPVSMLAGRADLMERFGSGEVNHSGTFNASVMATAATLSATTILREDDPYARMEAYGERLMDEVRGSAARHGLGLHVQGLGMAFHVSFSDGKAICDYRDLGRTDTERYGRLSRVLADHGVWVAGRGVWYVSAAHDERDMADTLTRVDQAFAEFARHER, encoded by the coding sequence GTGAGCACCGTCATCGACTCGATCTCCGCCCGACTGGATCGCCGCGCCCGCCAGCACGTGCCCGGGGGAGTGAACTCGAACGTCCGCCTCGCCGCACCCCACACCTACTTCGAGCGCGGGGTGGGCGCTCGCCTGTTTGACGTCGACGGCCGTGACTATGTGGACTACCTGCTGGGACAGGGCCCCAACATCCTCGGCCACGCGCCGGAGAAGCTGCAGTCGGACGTGGCGCAGGCGGTCCGACGGGGCATGCTGTACGGCGCGCAGCACGAGGCCGAGGTTCTGGCCGCGGAGCAGGTGTGCGAGATCCTCGAGTGGCCGGAGATGGTCCGCTTCGGCGTCTCCGGCACAGAGAGCGTGCAGGCAGCGCTCCGCCTGGCCAGAGCCGAGACCGGAAGGCGGCGGTTCATCCGCTTCGAGGGCCACTATCACGGGTGGCTGGACACGACCCTCGCGTCGTGGTCGCCCGACGGCGAGTGCTCGCCCGCGAGTGCGGGCCAGCTGTCGGATCACCTCGCCGAGGCGATTCCTACGCCGTGGAACGATCTCGAAGCGGTTCGCCTTCAGCTCGAGCAGCACGATGACGTGGCGGCCATCATCACCGAGCCGGTGATGCTCAACGCCGGCTCGATCGTGCCCCGGGACGGGTACCTGGAAGGGCTGCGGGAGCTCGCCGACGCCTTCGGTGTGGTGCTCATCTTCGACGAGGTCATCACCGGCTTCCGCGTCGCCCTCGGCGGAGCAGCCCAGCGGTACGGCGTCACGCCGGACCTGGCGGTCTACGGGAAGGCCATGGCCGCCGGCTGGCCCGTCAGCATGCTCGCCGGTCGGGCCGACCTCATGGAGAGGTTCGGGTCCGGCGAGGTCAATCACTCGGGCACGTTCAACGCGTCGGTGATGGCGACTGCGGCGACGCTGAGCGCGACGACCATTCTGCGGGAGGACGACCCGTACGCCCGGATGGAGGCGTACGGCGAACGGCTCATGGACGAGGTCCGGGGCTCCGCGGCGCGGCACGGTCTTGGTCTGCACGTCCAGGGTCTGGGTATGGCGTTCCACGTCTCGTTCTCGGACGGGAAGGCGATCTGTGACTATCGCGACCTGGGCCGCACGGACACGGAGCGGTACGGGCGGCTCTCTCGTGTCCTCGCCGACCATGGCGTCTGGGTCGCGGGACGCGGGGTCTGGTACGTCAGTGCCGCACACGACGAGCGCGACATGGCCGACACCCTGACCCGCGTGGACCAGGCGTTCGCGGAGTTCGCCCGGCACGAACGATGA
- a CDS encoding M81 family metallopeptidase gives MTPRPRVGVLGFFHESNTFAPTRVTATMVRDAELRGESLRHAHGGAGTVIAGYLDAADALDWDVLPLLYCELVPCGPLLPEARERVLSELIGAARAALADGGLDALLVCVHGAAVSTDSHDLDGEILEELRDAVGRDVLIAVTLDLHANVSDRMVDAVDVVVGYRTNPHVDARQRAMDATRIVAGCLDGAPRPVTLDVPVPATVSILAQGTNDEPMRSLMAAVERIAALDGVLDASLFEGFPWSDTSDVGMRVVLLTEPGFGDGPALAAGLAQRVWDERGGFLASAPTAAEALADLPADGTTLLLDVGDNVGGGGTGDNTALLAASIHAGVTSTLGVVLDPDAAAAAAATGVGNSLEVDLGAPALRVEATVLALSDGTYEDTGPTHVGHRYFDAGPSAALWLATGQTVVVCSRRVMPSSVRQLENLGLRIRDFRAVLAKGVHSPLAGYSSHVDAVVQVDTPGVTRNDLTRLSYRQRPRPLFPFDPFDAEPELQPRRIS, from the coding sequence ATGACGCCGCGACCGCGGGTGGGAGTACTCGGGTTCTTCCACGAGTCGAACACGTTCGCGCCGACCCGTGTCACCGCCACGATGGTGCGGGACGCCGAGCTGCGCGGCGAGAGTCTTCGTCACGCGCACGGCGGAGCGGGCACGGTGATCGCCGGGTACCTCGACGCGGCCGACGCGCTCGATTGGGACGTGCTTCCGCTCCTGTACTGCGAGCTCGTCCCGTGCGGACCGCTGCTCCCCGAGGCCCGCGAACGCGTTCTGAGCGAGCTGATCGGAGCGGCGCGTGCTGCGCTGGCGGACGGCGGGCTCGATGCCCTGTTGGTGTGCGTGCACGGCGCGGCGGTCAGTACCGACTCCCACGACCTCGACGGCGAGATCCTCGAGGAGCTCCGGGACGCCGTCGGGCGCGACGTGCTCATCGCTGTCACGCTCGATCTGCACGCGAACGTGTCGGATCGGATGGTGGACGCGGTCGACGTCGTCGTCGGATACCGGACGAACCCGCACGTCGATGCACGGCAACGCGCGATGGACGCGACCCGGATCGTCGCCGGCTGCCTCGACGGCGCACCGCGCCCTGTGACGCTCGACGTCCCGGTCCCCGCGACAGTCAGCATCCTCGCGCAGGGCACGAACGACGAGCCGATGCGCTCGCTGATGGCCGCTGTCGAGAGGATCGCCGCGCTCGACGGCGTGCTCGACGCTTCCCTCTTCGAAGGCTTCCCGTGGTCGGACACGTCAGACGTGGGGATGCGCGTGGTGCTGCTCACCGAGCCCGGCTTCGGCGACGGACCCGCGCTCGCCGCCGGGCTGGCGCAGCGGGTGTGGGACGAACGCGGCGGCTTCCTGGCGAGCGCTCCCACGGCCGCAGAGGCGCTTGCGGACCTGCCCGCGGACGGGACGACTCTGCTCCTCGACGTCGGGGACAACGTCGGCGGCGGGGGCACGGGGGACAACACCGCGCTCCTCGCGGCCTCGATCCACGCCGGGGTCACCTCGACCCTCGGTGTCGTGCTCGACCCAGACGCGGCGGCCGCGGCCGCCGCCACCGGGGTCGGGAATTCTCTCGAGGTCGACCTGGGCGCACCCGCGTTGCGGGTCGAGGCGACCGTGCTGGCCCTCTCCGATGGCACGTACGAGGACACCGGACCGACGCACGTCGGCCATCGGTACTTCGACGCAGGGCCGTCGGCGGCGCTGTGGCTGGCCACCGGGCAGACGGTGGTCGTGTGCTCCCGGCGCGTCATGCCCTCCTCCGTGCGTCAGCTCGAGAACCTCGGTCTGCGCATCCGGGACTTCCGTGCCGTTTTGGCAAAGGGCGTGCACTCGCCGCTGGCCGGGTACTCATCGCACGTGGACGCCGTCGTCCAGGTCGACACGCCAGGCGTCACGCGCAACGACCTGACCAGGCTGTCCTACCGGCAGCGCCCGCGTCCCCTCTTCCCGTTCGACCCTTTCGACGCCGAACCCGAACTCCAGCCACGGAGGATCAGCTGA
- a CDS encoding IclR family transcriptional regulator — MNTAQTDPDASLRRHTVGVLGKAIDVIEVLTFGEPRTIREIADETGIEKAAVYRILNTLEERGFATKDERSKRYAPGPRLVIAATALLRDHDAVSVARPVMVRLRDEFGETVNLGVLTGQNIEYLEIVESPHSLRMSAEVGSTHPAHATALGKAALAELDPESLERQIGHNPLQPATRKTLADRRLLTMDLAQVRDRGFAIDDEENELGAVCVAVALPHLGYGTRHAMSVSGPATRMSADVIGRIGRRLVEVSGELGAVPV; from the coding sequence ATGAACACTGCGCAGACGGACCCCGACGCCAGCCTGCGCCGGCACACCGTCGGCGTCCTCGGCAAGGCCATCGACGTCATCGAGGTCCTGACTTTCGGTGAGCCGCGGACGATCCGTGAGATCGCGGACGAGACAGGCATCGAGAAGGCAGCGGTCTACCGCATCCTCAACACGCTCGAGGAGCGCGGTTTCGCCACGAAGGACGAGAGAAGCAAGCGGTACGCGCCGGGCCCGCGGCTCGTCATCGCAGCAACTGCCCTCTTGCGCGATCACGACGCCGTGAGCGTCGCCCGCCCGGTGATGGTCCGCCTGCGCGACGAGTTCGGCGAGACCGTCAACCTCGGCGTCCTCACAGGTCAGAACATCGAGTACCTCGAGATCGTCGAGAGCCCGCACAGCTTGCGCATGTCGGCGGAAGTCGGGAGCACCCATCCGGCGCACGCCACCGCCCTCGGCAAGGCCGCCCTCGCCGAGCTCGATCCGGAGAGCCTCGAGCGCCAGATCGGGCACAACCCCCTGCAGCCCGCCACCCGGAAGACGCTCGCCGACCGCCGCCTCCTCACGATGGACCTGGCGCAGGTCCGCGACCGCGGGTTCGCGATCGACGACGAGGAGAACGAGCTCGGTGCCGTCTGTGTGGCCGTCGCCCTTCCCCACCTCGGCTACGGCACCCGGCACGCGATGAGCGTCTCGGGACCGGCCACCCGGATGAGTGCTGACGTCATTGGCCGCATCGGCCGCCGGCTCGTCGAGGTCTCCGGCGAACTCGGTGCGGTACCGGTCTGA
- a CDS encoding mandelate racemase/muconate lactonizing enzyme family protein — protein MKITALETIHSGAEGAMPALVFVRVHTDVGLHGTGDTFYLPQTVIAAIHEHIAPVLIGQDPTAIEQLWRALYNAYARFGGLGAEIRALSAVDVALWDLLGKSLGAPVHQLLGTAQSEIPTYNTCGGPLYASIAGGSQAGFGSSRKAGVLDDFDAFLHAPGDLARELVAEGARGMKLWPFDRFAQEHGSRAIAPGDLAEGVRVVREIRDAVGDAIEIMIDGHGLWDLTPAIRIARALEEFDVAWVEDLVLADKPHVLARLRAASRVPVSVSEYLVTRGQYLPVLQQEAADLVMIDPTWAGGITESRKIAVLADTYGLPVTYHDCTGPFTLMAGIHLAAATPNLRYQESVRAYLRVVYPEMVTVVPEVHAGTFEVPRAPGLGTELRDDILDRPGAVSRVSGTRPQ, from the coding sequence ATGAAGATCACAGCGCTCGAGACCATCCACTCCGGAGCGGAGGGAGCGATGCCGGCGCTCGTCTTCGTCCGCGTGCACACCGACGTGGGGCTGCACGGGACCGGGGACACGTTCTACCTCCCACAGACAGTCATCGCGGCGATCCACGAGCACATCGCACCAGTGCTGATCGGTCAGGACCCGACGGCGATCGAGCAGCTCTGGCGCGCGTTGTACAACGCCTACGCACGGTTCGGTGGACTGGGTGCCGAGATTCGTGCGCTCTCCGCCGTCGACGTCGCCCTCTGGGACCTCCTCGGCAAGAGCCTCGGGGCACCCGTCCACCAGCTGCTCGGGACGGCACAGTCCGAGATCCCCACGTACAACACGTGCGGCGGACCCTTGTACGCCTCGATCGCCGGGGGCTCCCAGGCCGGGTTCGGCAGCTCGCGGAAGGCCGGCGTCCTCGACGACTTCGACGCCTTCCTCCACGCGCCGGGAGACCTGGCGCGGGAGCTGGTGGCCGAAGGTGCGCGCGGGATGAAGCTGTGGCCCTTCGACAGGTTTGCCCAGGAGCACGGATCCCGGGCCATCGCGCCGGGGGACCTGGCCGAGGGCGTCCGGGTGGTCCGGGAGATCCGGGACGCCGTCGGCGACGCCATCGAGATCATGATCGACGGCCACGGGCTGTGGGACCTGACACCAGCGATCCGGATCGCCCGCGCGCTCGAGGAGTTCGACGTCGCCTGGGTCGAGGACCTCGTCCTCGCCGACAAGCCGCACGTGCTGGCCCGACTCCGAGCTGCTTCACGCGTGCCTGTGTCGGTGTCGGAGTACCTCGTGACTCGCGGCCAGTACCTTCCGGTCCTGCAGCAGGAGGCCGCCGACCTCGTGATGATCGACCCGACGTGGGCAGGAGGCATCACCGAGAGCCGCAAGATCGCCGTGCTGGCCGATACGTACGGCCTGCCGGTGACCTATCACGACTGCACTGGCCCGTTCACCCTGATGGCCGGGATACACCTGGCGGCTGCGACGCCGAACCTGCGGTACCAGGAGAGCGTCCGGGCGTACCTCCGCGTGGTCTACCCCGAGATGGTGACGGTCGTCCCGGAGGTCCACGCCGGGACATTCGAGGTCCCCCGCGCTCCCGGCTTGGGCACCGAGCTGCGTGACGACATCCTCGACCGGCCGGGCGCCGTGAGCCGGGTCAGCGGCACTCGGCCCCAGTGA
- a CDS encoding bifunctional metallophosphatase/5'-nucleotidase — translation MPISRSVTVVAALAGLALLAGPGAAKAGDRPPIDVQVLAISDFHGYLSPPADAANGSIEAPGGGRLTVGGAAYLATHLDAAAAGRPNSIRVANGDSFTGWQWEVTMARDEPTIELLDHLGIEASAVGNHELDVSLEFLRDHVMGGECFGRVGVDMCFERSDGAPFSAVDFPFLAANLHDASSGDRPFASTYVRDVVGPGNQVAQVGFIGVTTPAVERIFASYQVGRLVAEEMTQAVDEAAAELHRDGVDAIVVLAHDGAETSGTYDECGDATGPVVDLAREASPLVDVVVGGHWHTAFSCSVTDPAGRPRAVVSPGHHGQVFADLSFRVNPGTGEIVRESVSAVNVPVTRNVTPDPEVADLVEHWVGTGGELWARPLATVTENIPNVPDALGQSPARNLVADAYRDIGSSLGEPADLALVEPYQVRNGVSYARGTNPQDADGTVLYGEGWVVQGRASSVVTLEITGADLLDALEQQWREDPDVSYLPLSLSAGARLTIDAERDAGSRVVELMLDGVPIDQAARYRVAMSSRLALGMDGFTVLASGTDPVRSDMDYFAFTAWMESQGTLSAPATDRVVELSGGA, via the coding sequence ATGCCCATCTCACGCAGTGTGACTGTCGTGGCAGCCCTGGCCGGCCTGGCGCTCCTGGCCGGCCCGGGGGCTGCCAAGGCGGGTGACCGGCCCCCGATCGATGTGCAGGTCCTCGCGATCAGTGACTTTCACGGCTACCTCTCCCCGCCTGCCGACGCCGCGAACGGCTCGATCGAGGCGCCCGGGGGCGGACGGCTCACGGTCGGCGGTGCCGCCTACCTCGCCACGCATCTGGACGCGGCGGCCGCGGGCCGGCCGAACTCGATCCGGGTCGCCAACGGTGACAGCTTCACCGGGTGGCAGTGGGAGGTCACGATGGCGCGGGACGAGCCGACGATCGAGCTGCTGGACCATCTCGGGATCGAGGCCTCGGCGGTGGGGAACCACGAGCTGGACGTCTCGCTGGAGTTCCTGCGCGACCACGTGATGGGAGGCGAGTGCTTCGGGCGAGTCGGCGTCGACATGTGCTTCGAGCGGTCCGACGGCGCGCCGTTCTCGGCGGTCGACTTCCCGTTCCTCGCGGCGAACCTCCATGACGCCAGCTCGGGGGACCGGCCGTTCGCGAGCACCTACGTGCGCGACGTCGTCGGGCCGGGGAACCAGGTCGCTCAGGTGGGCTTCATCGGGGTGACGACGCCGGCCGTCGAGCGGATCTTCGCCTCTTACCAGGTGGGTCGCCTCGTCGCCGAGGAGATGACTCAGGCGGTCGACGAGGCGGCGGCGGAGCTGCACCGTGACGGGGTGGACGCCATCGTCGTCCTCGCCCACGACGGTGCTGAGACCTCCGGGACGTACGACGAGTGCGGGGACGCGACGGGGCCGGTCGTCGACCTGGCCCGCGAGGCGTCGCCACTGGTGGACGTCGTCGTCGGCGGGCACTGGCACACGGCGTTCAGCTGTAGCGTGACCGATCCGGCGGGTCGGCCTCGGGCGGTCGTGTCGCCGGGCCACCACGGCCAGGTCTTCGCCGACCTCTCATTCCGGGTGAACCCCGGCACGGGAGAGATCGTGCGCGAGAGCGTCAGCGCCGTGAACGTCCCCGTGACGCGCAACGTCACGCCGGATCCGGAGGTGGCGGACCTGGTCGAGCACTGGGTCGGCACTGGTGGGGAGCTGTGGGCGCGACCGCTGGCGACGGTGACTGAGAACATCCCGAACGTCCCGGATGCTCTCGGTCAGAGCCCGGCTCGGAACCTGGTGGCGGACGCCTACCGTGACATCGGTTCAAGCCTCGGTGAGCCGGCGGACCTGGCACTTGTCGAGCCCTACCAGGTGCGCAACGGCGTGTCGTACGCGCGCGGTACGAATCCTCAGGACGCCGACGGCACCGTGCTGTACGGCGAGGGTTGGGTGGTCCAGGGCCGCGCCTCGTCAGTGGTCACGCTCGAGATCACGGGTGCCGACCTGCTGGACGCCCTCGAGCAGCAGTGGCGGGAGGACCCCGACGTCTCATATCTGCCGCTTTCACTCTCGGCTGGGGCACGCCTGACGATCGACGCCGAGCGAGACGCCGGCTCCCGCGTCGTGGAGCTCATGCTCGACGGCGTCCCGATCGATCAGGCGGCGCGCTACCGGGTGGCGATGTCCTCGCGGCTCGCCCTCGGGATGGACGGCTTCACGGTCCTTGCCAGCGGCACGGACCCGGTGCGCTCGGACATGGACTACTTCGCATTCACAGCCTGGATGGAGAGCCAGGGCACGTTGAGCGCTCCGGCGACCGATCGCGTCGTCGAGCTCTCGGGTGGGGCCTGA
- a CDS encoding glycoside hydrolase, whose translation MHEIIDLDAPAHIRNHAELAAEVERLLASLGDIGDVGPSPAGRAVLTGWTARDVEHRPAAPASVPDDELFPVSLPHTVEAAFVHLRCRVPADLVAGERPVLCVGAADYEAWVYVDGVLRAEHSGYFAPFDVALTAADRSGFQLDIVTRRARESFRWTGESEAPNHGDAHGKGLGSVCGDAVAAGAGLLQPVWIEHRPATRIAQHRVVAGADGVVRVEVDLESADSEDPAPGALHLLAEILEGDDVVGSSAVTAARQGRTVLDVSVVDPHPWSPADPHLYRLRLAVVVDGELRDEVSGAVGLRTIERRDDGSLLLNGAPLYLRGTTTIGCFWDAAWSGDADAVLRQLLVVKALFGNTIRVHVSVLPDLFYACADRVGILVYQDAPLQWHCFEPRKDDLDAELDQIRELAVGIRNHPSVALVSVPNEMHMDIPFHDSDLEFVARAHAVLESDGPQAVLLQDWGGEGRARVAHQALHDYPGYFHHTPEAGSGVTDWGGARLDPGVRAIVSEYGGGAVPSWEAMLQSRAAAERRGEPFTLPDTPDGPWTAEEGVFAQTGELLDNHQRMVGWQPSFAAYHAASQAVQARVLTAQTGRIRRDRARTSGVIHHYLQNPAPHFYNPWVDLHVIDSAGHLTGGFDALREAMRPVALDVLGLPYRAYADSDLRAELWVYSDLAVATVGRLVWSWSADGHVVDAGTTDLTIGADSSTLVVELALRAPSAGGGARLSVALEIEDVRWTESEVTVGVHNQPETLPEPVAVLGDVAGFAERTASWLPNVETFSTAGEATSVVVTPDVALEDEVVAQLRAFARTGGRVVLLERSAADDLRWVSRRIPVGVAVNQIDGLASVDMSMVSTGLTSEDLSRWATPDGRVIDAPLVSTDRRGAPIWARSGHRLQLAALQEFDQEPGTVFLCQLLVWSTLGREPSAARVLRALLTTPYRPL comes from the coding sequence ATGCACGAGATCATCGACCTCGACGCGCCCGCACACATCCGCAACCATGCCGAGCTCGCCGCTGAGGTGGAGCGACTCCTCGCAAGCCTCGGCGACATCGGCGACGTCGGGCCATCGCCCGCCGGGCGTGCCGTGCTGACGGGCTGGACGGCGCGGGACGTCGAGCACCGCCCTGCGGCCCCTGCGAGCGTGCCGGACGACGAGCTGTTCCCGGTCTCCCTGCCGCACACGGTCGAGGCGGCGTTCGTGCACCTGAGGTGCCGTGTGCCGGCCGACCTGGTAGCCGGGGAGCGGCCGGTGCTCTGCGTCGGCGCCGCGGACTACGAGGCGTGGGTGTACGTCGATGGCGTGCTGCGCGCCGAGCACAGCGGATACTTCGCTCCGTTCGACGTCGCGCTGACAGCGGCCGACAGGTCCGGGTTCCAGCTCGACATCGTCACCCGGCGCGCCCGCGAGTCGTTCCGGTGGACCGGCGAGAGCGAGGCACCGAACCACGGCGACGCCCATGGCAAGGGCCTCGGCTCGGTGTGCGGCGACGCCGTCGCTGCCGGGGCAGGACTGCTGCAGCCGGTGTGGATCGAGCACCGCCCCGCGACGCGTATCGCTCAGCACCGCGTCGTGGCTGGGGCCGACGGCGTCGTCCGCGTGGAGGTCGACCTGGAGTCGGCAGACTCGGAGGACCCGGCCCCGGGCGCACTGCACCTCCTCGCCGAGATCCTCGAGGGCGACGACGTCGTCGGGTCGTCCGCGGTAACGGCTGCCCGCCAGGGGCGCACGGTGCTCGACGTGTCGGTGGTCGACCCGCATCCCTGGTCGCCGGCCGATCCCCACCTGTACCGGCTCCGGCTCGCTGTCGTCGTCGACGGCGAGCTCCGGGACGAGGTCAGCGGTGCCGTCGGCCTACGGACGATCGAACGCCGCGACGACGGGTCGCTGCTGCTCAACGGCGCACCTCTGTACCTGCGTGGCACGACGACGATCGGATGCTTCTGGGACGCCGCGTGGTCCGGCGACGCTGACGCCGTGCTCCGCCAGCTGCTGGTCGTCAAGGCACTCTTCGGGAACACGATCCGCGTTCACGTCAGCGTGCTCCCGGACCTCTTCTACGCCTGCGCGGACCGCGTGGGGATCCTGGTGTATCAGGACGCTCCGCTGCAGTGGCACTGCTTCGAGCCGCGTAAGGACGACCTCGACGCTGAGCTGGACCAGATCCGCGAGCTCGCCGTCGGGATCCGCAACCACCCGAGCGTGGCGCTCGTCTCGGTCCCGAACGAGATGCACATGGACATCCCGTTCCACGACTCCGACCTCGAGTTCGTTGCTCGCGCACATGCCGTGCTCGAGTCCGATGGTCCGCAGGCGGTTCTCCTGCAGGACTGGGGGGGAGAGGGTCGGGCACGGGTCGCGCACCAGGCGCTGCACGATTACCCGGGCTACTTCCACCACACCCCGGAAGCCGGGAGCGGCGTCACCGACTGGGGAGGCGCCCGGCTCGACCCGGGTGTGCGCGCGATCGTCTCCGAGTACGGCGGTGGGGCAGTCCCGTCGTGGGAGGCGATGCTCCAGTCTCGCGCGGCGGCCGAACGCCGCGGTGAGCCGTTCACGCTCCCGGACACCCCGGACGGCCCGTGGACAGCGGAGGAGGGTGTCTTCGCCCAGACCGGCGAGCTGCTCGACAACCACCAGCGGATGGTCGGCTGGCAGCCGTCGTTCGCCGCCTATCACGCGGCGTCGCAGGCGGTGCAGGCGCGGGTGCTGACGGCGCAGACCGGCCGGATCCGGCGCGATCGTGCGCGCACTTCCGGTGTGATCCACCACTACCTGCAGAATCCGGCGCCCCACTTCTACAACCCGTGGGTCGACCTTCACGTCATCGACAGCGCCGGACATCTCACAGGCGGCTTCGATGCGCTCCGGGAGGCGATGCGCCCGGTAGCACTCGACGTCCTGGGGTTGCCGTACCGCGCCTACGCCGACTCTGACCTGAGAGCGGAGCTGTGGGTCTACTCCGACCTCGCCGTCGCCACGGTCGGCCGGCTCGTCTGGTCCTGGAGCGCCGACGGTCACGTTGTCGACGCTGGAACCACCGACCTCACGATCGGGGCGGACTCCTCGACGCTCGTCGTCGAGCTCGCGCTGCGGGCGCCGTCGGCCGGCGGCGGCGCTCGGCTGAGCGTCGCCCTCGAGATTGAGGACGTGCGCTGGACCGAGAGCGAGGTCACCGTCGGCGTGCACAACCAGCCTGAGACGCTGCCCGAGCCGGTGGCGGTGCTCGGCGACGTCGCGGGTTTCGCGGAGCGCACAGCGTCGTGGCTCCCGAACGTGGAGACCTTCTCCACGGCGGGCGAGGCCACCAGCGTCGTCGTGACGCCGGACGTCGCGCTCGAGGACGAGGTTGTCGCGCAGCTGCGCGCGTTCGCCCGCACCGGCGGGCGGGTCGTGCTGCTGGAGCGTTCGGCGGCCGACGACCTGCGCTGGGTGAGCAGGCGTATCCCGGTCGGCGTCGCCGTCAACCAGATCGACGGTCTGGCCTCGGTCGACATGTCGATGGTCTCCACCGGCCTGACGAGCGAGGACCTGTCGCGCTGGGCGACGCCGGACGGCCGCGTCATCGACGCTCCGCTGGTGTCGACCGACCGTCGCGGCGCCCCGATCTGGGCGCGCAGCGGCCATCGCCTCCAACTGGCGGCGCTCCAGGAGTTCGACCAGGAACCGGGCACCGTCTTCCTGTGCCAGCTGCTCGTGTGGTCCACCCTCGGTCGCGAACCGAGTGCGGCGCGGGTATTGCGAGCGCTCCTCACCACGCCGTACCGCCCGCTGTGA
- a CDS encoding MFS transporter, with the protein MPPEDVLDHATSSARPTAPPRPARGLGRAIASLRGNRPFLLLWLSNLFFFGGAWTQTLILGWLVFETTGSEFLLAVFTAVRLAPLLLGPLAGVLSDRFDRMRLLLVAGTWAFVAVAALAAAVSLATVPYWALLVGGLAIGLAQSPSQPARSSLVLDLVGRDNLSNANALNSMAMNMTQVIGPAIGGALISTLGAPAALWISSAWYAVSLALLWPLRRVGRTRRAAPEAVVRMLVGGFRTIAANRLASAVLLVTLAANILIWPVFQSFMPVFAGEVLSLDASGLGWLLTCSGIGGLVGSIVIAALGDFRFKGGLFVIGTGVWGALWALFALSHSVGLSFALMAGIGLASAAFGVLQTTLLLMTTEPAVHGRALGLQELAIGAIPVASLALGAIAEVVGVGATSFVSALLLVAAMALLAVRVPQLVRYSGVQE; encoded by the coding sequence GTGCCGCCGGAGGACGTCCTGGACCACGCGACGTCGTCCGCCCGACCGACGGCTCCCCCACGCCCCGCCCGCGGCCTCGGCCGGGCCATCGCCTCGCTCCGCGGCAACCGGCCCTTCCTCCTGCTCTGGCTGTCGAACCTCTTCTTCTTCGGCGGCGCCTGGACGCAGACGCTGATCCTCGGCTGGCTCGTGTTCGAGACCACCGGCTCGGAGTTCCTGCTCGCCGTCTTCACCGCCGTCCGGCTCGCGCCGCTCCTGCTCGGCCCGCTGGCCGGCGTCCTCTCGGACCGGTTCGACCGCATGCGCCTCCTGCTGGTCGCCGGGACGTGGGCGTTCGTGGCCGTGGCCGCGCTGGCCGCGGCGGTGTCGCTTGCCACGGTGCCCTACTGGGCGCTCCTCGTCGGCGGCCTGGCGATCGGGCTCGCGCAGTCGCCGTCGCAGCCTGCGCGCTCCTCTCTCGTGCTCGACCTCGTGGGCCGCGACAACCTCAGCAACGCCAACGCTCTCAACTCGATGGCCATGAACATGACGCAGGTCATCGGCCCGGCCATCGGCGGTGCGCTGATCAGCACCCTCGGGGCACCGGCCGCCCTGTGGATCTCCTCCGCGTGGTACGCCGTCTCGCTCGCGCTCCTCTGGCCGCTGCGACGCGTCGGTCGCACCCGCAGGGCAGCGCCCGAGGCAGTGGTGCGCATGCTTGTCGGCGGCTTCCGCACCATCGCCGCGAACCGCCTCGCGTCCGCCGTCCTGCTCGTCACCCTCGCCGCAAACATCCTCATCTGGCCGGTCTTCCAGTCGTTCATGCCCGTGTTCGCCGGCGAGGTCCTCAGCCTCGACGCCTCCGGCCTCGGCTGGCTCCTCACGTGCAGCGGGATCGGCGGGCTCGTGGGCTCGATCGTCATCGCCGCCCTCGGCGACTTCCGGTTCAAGGGCGGGCTCTTCGTGATCGGCACCGGGGTGTGGGGGGCGCTGTGGGCGCTGTTCGCGCTGTCACACTCGGTCGGCCTGTCGTTCGCGCTCATGGCCGGCATCGGGCTCGCGAGCGCCGCCTTCGGCGTCCTCCAGACCACGCTTTTGCTCATGACCACGGAGCCCGCCGTCCACGGCCGGGCCCTGGGTCTGCAGGAGCTCGCGATCGGTGCGATCCCGGTCGCGTCGCTCGCCCTCGGAGCGATCGCCGAGGTGGTCGGCGTCGGCGCGACGTCGTTCGTCAGCGCCCTGCTGCTCGTGGCGGCGATGGCGCTGCTCGCCGTCCGCGTGCCGCAGCTCGTCCGCTACAGCGGCGTCCAGGAGTAG